The proteins below come from a single Parazoarcus communis genomic window:
- a CDS encoding serine/threonine protein kinase yields the protein MPGTASSGAPFAGLTPDFVLDALESVGLRPDGRLLALNSYENRVYQVGIEDGPMLVVKFYRPARWTDAAILEEHSYTAELAEREIPVAEPVIIDGRSLHLHDGMRFTLFPRLSGRAPELSDPATLEWLGRFIGRIHAVGALHPFKSRPALDIASFGEEPRAWLLAHDFIPADILPAWKSTTDQALDGVRRAFDRAGKFASLRLHGDCHMGNVLWQQGEGGGPQFVDFDDARMGPAIQDLWMLLSGERHEQVGQLADILAGYEDFMDFSPRELHLIEALRTLRLIHYSAWLARRWNDPAFTAAFPWFNTQHYWQDRVLELREQIALMDEPPLWPA from the coding sequence GTGCCCGGCACCGCAAGCAGCGGGGCGCCGTTTGCGGGCCTGACACCGGACTTCGTCCTCGATGCACTGGAGAGTGTCGGCCTGCGGCCTGACGGCCGCCTGCTGGCACTCAACAGCTACGAGAACCGCGTCTATCAGGTCGGCATCGAAGACGGCCCGATGCTGGTGGTCAAGTTCTATCGTCCCGCGCGCTGGACTGATGCAGCCATCCTCGAGGAGCACAGCTACACCGCGGAACTGGCCGAACGCGAGATCCCGGTGGCGGAGCCGGTCATCATCGATGGCCGCAGCCTGCACCTCCACGACGGCATGCGCTTCACGCTGTTCCCGCGCCTGAGCGGACGCGCACCGGAACTGTCCGATCCGGCCACGCTGGAGTGGCTGGGCCGGTTCATCGGCCGCATCCATGCAGTCGGTGCGCTGCACCCGTTCAAGTCCCGTCCGGCACTCGATATCGCCAGCTTCGGCGAAGAACCCCGTGCCTGGCTCCTCGCACACGATTTCATTCCCGCCGACATCCTTCCGGCGTGGAAGAGCACGACGGATCAGGCACTCGACGGCGTGCGCCGCGCCTTTGACCGTGCAGGCAAGTTCGCCTCACTGCGCCTGCATGGCGACTGCCATATGGGCAACGTACTGTGGCAGCAGGGCGAAGGCGGCGGGCCGCAGTTCGTCGACTTCGACGATGCGCGCATGGGACCGGCGATTCAGGACTTGTGGATGCTGCTCTCGGGTGAGCGCCACGAGCAGGTCGGGCAGCTCGCCGACATCCTCGCCGGCTACGAGGACTTCATGGACTTTTCACCGCGCGAGCTCCACCTGATCGAAGCCTTGCGCACGCTGCGTCTCATCCACTATTCAGCCTGGCTCGCACGACGCTGGAACGACCCCGCCTTCACTGCCGCGTTTCCGTGGTTCAACACACAGCATTACTGGCAGGACCGTGTGCTCGAACTGCGTGAACAGATTGCGCTGATGGACGAGCCGCCGCTCTGGCCGGCCTGA
- a CDS encoding alpha/beta fold hydrolase, with the protein MQLQAWYHSCSAGFTLRGEHSLPSGKPVLHFVHGNGYCGRTYEPMLARLTPHFDLFLSDIQGHGDSDHGGRFHGWNRTAALCLEAWHARGSIFGDVPVFAVGHSFGGVITSLMLAKAPDQFSRAVLLDPVLFPPAMIGLMALSDVVGLYSRNTLARRTRQRRHHWPDRQSAFTSLHERGMFKGWKEEALWSYVNHALRNTPEGGVELKCRPAREAEIFSSYPRRLWSSLARITTPTHVLRGEKTYPFAAKGITRWRDSNPAVSEQVMPGGHCFMQEDPASCAEAVVDFLCSKDGSSPTN; encoded by the coding sequence ATGCAACTTCAGGCTTGGTATCACTCCTGCTCTGCCGGTTTCACGCTGCGCGGAGAGCACTCCCTGCCTTCGGGCAAACCGGTGCTTCATTTCGTTCACGGAAACGGATACTGCGGCCGGACCTACGAGCCGATGCTGGCGCGCCTCACGCCCCACTTCGATCTCTTCCTGTCGGACATCCAGGGCCACGGAGACAGCGACCACGGCGGCCGCTTTCATGGCTGGAATCGCACGGCCGCACTGTGTCTGGAAGCATGGCACGCGCGCGGCAGCATCTTCGGCGATGTGCCGGTGTTCGCGGTCGGACACAGCTTCGGTGGCGTCATTACCAGCCTCATGCTGGCCAAAGCGCCTGATCAGTTTTCACGTGCCGTGCTGCTCGACCCGGTCCTCTTTCCACCCGCAATGATCGGCCTGATGGCGCTGTCCGACGTTGTCGGGCTGTACTCACGCAACACCCTCGCCCGCCGCACCCGCCAGCGCCGCCACCACTGGCCCGATCGCCAGTCCGCATTCACCTCGCTGCACGAGCGTGGCATGTTCAAGGGCTGGAAAGAAGAAGCCTTGTGGTCTTACGTCAATCATGCGTTGCGCAACACGCCGGAAGGCGGGGTCGAGCTCAAATGCAGACCGGCTCGAGAAGCGGAGATCTTCAGCTCCTACCCGCGCCGGCTGTGGTCGTCACTCGCGCGCATCACCACCCCGACGCATGTGCTGCGCGGGGAAAAAACCTACCCCTTTGCAGCCAAGGGCATCACCCGCTGGCGCGACAGCAATCCGGCAGTCAGCGAACAGGTGATGCCCGGCGGCCACTGCTTCATGCAGGAAGACCCGGCGAGTTGCGCGGAGGCAGTTGTCGACTTCCTGTGCTCGAAAGATGGCTCCTCGCCAACAAACTGA
- a CDS encoding autotransporter outer membrane beta-barrel domain-containing protein has product MRKSDEFKAPLRAILPVAIALALSLDGSYALAGPITLTGDYIKIGTNDVGTIGSGGSVSPGILYDNTGTGTFNTAYDYLTPGSPFEGFSVKATSGGTTYSVHSNNESSLPVGLTGTLTNTSSGTYQGVSWSGSYTPSGGSKLFDIVNNVGFNTGDKKVTITTTLTATQALTDLYFARMTDPDAFAAPGDSSRTNNFRGNGSVPASNLVYAEALVSKYVIGLYSAAGSGVNTGVSSGWSTDPTVYYSGTDDGNGDYVIGLSSYTASLDAGGTVTYTYYYIFGSDIAAAVAASVASSSPTVLGAARSYSNSPTYGAAAVIDSTPDLLALFSGSTTEQQRSDAATQTLPLLTGGSMVAASSALSGINRVIQARFEANRGMSSGNAFIGDRNVWAKPFGSWAEQSDRNGVAGFKADTAGLAIGADGAVNDNLRVGAAFAYAKANVDGSSSIAPHDANVDVYQLIAYGSYALDERTEVNFQADVGQNQNKGKRTIAFTNTTASSSYDSQTAHVGVGLARSYPLNAKTTVTPSVRADYTWIKDDSYLEKGAGLLNLDVDSRSTEELILSLDGKISHQVDTQTSMSANLGVGYDTLSKRTSVTASFAGAPGAAFTTEGISPSPWLARGGAGLTHVTAGGTEITVRYDAEYRTDFLNQTASLKANWTF; this is encoded by the coding sequence ATGAGAAAAAGCGATGAATTCAAGGCTCCGTTGAGGGCAATCCTCCCGGTAGCCATCGCACTTGCGTTGTCACTGGACGGTAGCTACGCACTTGCGGGGCCGATCACGCTCACCGGTGACTACATCAAGATAGGTACGAACGATGTAGGAACGATCGGATCGGGAGGAAGTGTCTCGCCGGGCATCCTGTACGACAACACCGGCACAGGGACTTTCAATACTGCCTATGACTATTTGACGCCCGGATCACCGTTCGAAGGATTCTCCGTCAAGGCAACATCGGGCGGAACAACCTATTCTGTGCATAGCAATAACGAAAGCAGCTTGCCCGTGGGGCTGACTGGCACGCTGACAAACACATCCTCCGGCACCTACCAGGGCGTCTCCTGGTCTGGCTCCTACACCCCCTCCGGTGGCAGCAAACTGTTCGACATCGTCAATAACGTGGGCTTCAACACGGGCGACAAGAAGGTCACGATCACGACGACCCTCACGGCCACGCAGGCCTTGACCGATCTTTATTTCGCGCGCATGACCGACCCCGACGCGTTCGCAGCACCGGGCGACTCTTCACGTACCAACAACTTCCGGGGCAATGGAAGCGTACCTGCGTCGAATCTGGTGTATGCCGAAGCCTTGGTCAGCAAGTACGTGATCGGTTTGTATTCGGCAGCGGGTTCAGGCGTCAACACCGGGGTTTCAAGTGGTTGGAGCACAGATCCCACTGTGTATTACTCGGGAACCGACGACGGCAACGGTGACTATGTAATCGGCCTTTCTTCCTACACTGCCAGCCTTGATGCGGGTGGAACGGTCACCTATACGTACTACTACATCTTCGGCTCGGATATTGCCGCGGCAGTCGCCGCCTCGGTCGCCAGCTCCAGCCCCACCGTGCTGGGCGCAGCCCGATCGTATAGCAACTCACCGACTTACGGCGCGGCAGCCGTAATCGATTCAACCCCGGACCTTCTGGCGCTGTTCAGCGGCTCGACCACTGAACAGCAGCGTTCCGACGCGGCCACCCAGACCCTGCCACTGCTGACCGGCGGCTCCATGGTCGCGGCCAGCAGCGCACTGTCAGGTATCAACCGGGTCATCCAGGCACGCTTCGAAGCAAATCGAGGCATGTCATCGGGCAACGCTTTCATTGGCGACAGAAACGTCTGGGCAAAGCCTTTCGGTTCATGGGCGGAACAAAGTGACCGTAACGGCGTCGCCGGCTTCAAGGCAGACACGGCCGGTCTCGCCATTGGTGCAGATGGTGCAGTAAATGACAATCTGCGTGTCGGCGCGGCCTTTGCCTACGCCAAGGCGAATGTCGATGGCAGCTCCAGCATTGCCCCCCACGACGCAAACGTCGATGTCTATCAGTTGATTGCCTACGGCAGTTACGCGCTCGACGAGCGCACCGAAGTCAACTTCCAGGCCGACGTCGGACAAAACCAGAACAAGGGCAAGCGGACGATTGCATTCACCAACACCACGGCCTCGTCGAGCTATGACAGCCAGACCGCTCACGTGGGTGTGGGACTTGCTCGCAGCTACCCCTTGAACGCAAAGACGACGGTTACCCCGTCCGTTCGTGCCGATTACACCTGGATCAAGGATGACAGCTACCTGGAAAAGGGTGCGGGCCTGCTCAACCTTGACGTCGACAGCCGCTCGACCGAAGAGCTGATCCTGAGTCTCGACGGCAAGATAAGCCATCAAGTCGACACCCAGACAAGCATGTCTGCAAACCTCGGCGTGGGCTATGACACCCTGTCCAAGCGCACCTCGGTCACCGCAAGCTTTGCGGGTGCCCCCGGGGCCGCCTTTACAACCGAAGGCATTTCCCCCTCGCCATGGCTCGCGCGTGGTGGTGCCGGCCTGACACACGTGACGGCCGGAGGCACGGAAATCACGGTTCGTTATGATGCAGAGTACCGCACCGACTTCCTGAACCAGACAGCATCCCTCAAGGCGAACTGGACTTTCTGA
- a CDS encoding alpha/beta hydrolase, with amino-acid sequence MLTGCSNIPTALERREKAAALAAPHGWKQETLRAGKFDLSIYLPESITANSDLTIYIEGDGLAWISHRHPSADPSPIDPLALRLALAQPAGNAAYLARPCQLLQSGDASCSNRYWTGDRFAPEVIDASNIAITQLKARFRAKELKLVGYSGGAAIAALVAARRHDVSHLVSVAGNLDTSAWTRLHRLTPLHGSMNPGTYAHDLRSIPQFHFSGAKDQNIPPTLTEGFADLFPSANRPSVHIEPGFDHECCWVEAWPRLWQMIATQAP; translated from the coding sequence ATGCTCACCGGCTGCAGCAACATTCCGACCGCGTTGGAGCGACGAGAAAAGGCCGCGGCGCTGGCAGCGCCCCATGGCTGGAAGCAGGAAACGCTCCGCGCAGGCAAGTTTGATCTCTCGATTTACCTGCCTGAAAGCATTACAGCCAACTCGGATCTGACCATCTACATCGAAGGCGACGGACTGGCGTGGATAAGCCACCGTCACCCCTCTGCAGACCCGAGCCCGATCGACCCCTTGGCATTACGACTTGCACTGGCGCAACCAGCCGGAAACGCTGCGTATCTCGCTCGGCCATGCCAGTTGCTGCAATCCGGTGACGCGTCCTGCAGCAATCGCTACTGGACCGGAGACCGGTTTGCCCCTGAAGTCATCGATGCAAGCAACATTGCGATCACCCAATTAAAAGCTCGTTTTCGCGCAAAAGAACTGAAACTGGTCGGGTACTCGGGAGGAGCAGCCATCGCGGCACTTGTCGCAGCCCGCCGCCATGACGTGAGTCATTTGGTCAGCGTCGCAGGCAACCTGGACACAAGCGCGTGGACTCGCCTCCATCGGCTGACTCCGTTACACGGGTCGATGAATCCAGGCACCTATGCACACGATTTGCGCTCGATCCCACAATTCCATTTCAGTGGGGCAAAGGACCAGAACATTCCGCCCACACTGACGGAGGGCTTCGCCGACCTGTTCCCCTCGGCCAACCGGCCAAGTGTGCATATCGAGCCAGGTTTCGATCACGAATGCTGCTGGGTAGAGGCCTGGCCGCGCCTTTGGCAAATGATTGCCACGCAGGCCCCCTGA
- a CDS encoding YaeQ family protein has translation MALKATIYKAELQIADMDRSYYGDHALTLARHPSETDDRMMVRLLAFALYADPALSFGNALCVDDEPDLWERDLTGEIKRWIFVGQPDEKWIRKACGRSDKVVVINYGRAAHVWWEGIKAKLTRQQSLSVLRIAPEVAPALARLTDRSMRLQFTLQDGHVWVTNGEETVEVAPELLMGPARY, from the coding sequence ATGGCACTGAAGGCAACGATTTACAAGGCTGAGCTGCAGATTGCAGACATGGATCGCAGCTACTACGGCGACCATGCGCTGACGCTCGCCCGGCACCCGTCGGAAACCGACGATCGCATGATGGTGCGCCTGCTCGCCTTCGCACTCTATGCCGACCCGGCGCTGAGTTTTGGCAACGCACTCTGCGTCGATGACGAGCCCGATCTGTGGGAGCGCGACCTGACGGGCGAGATCAAGCGCTGGATCTTCGTCGGGCAGCCTGACGAGAAGTGGATTCGCAAAGCCTGCGGCCGCTCGGACAAGGTGGTGGTCATCAACTACGGTCGGGCCGCCCATGTCTGGTGGGAGGGCATCAAGGCCAAGCTCACGCGCCAGCAGAGCCTCAGTGTGCTCCGCATCGCACCCGAGGTGGCCCCAGCCCTGGCGCGCCTCACCGATCGCAGCATGCGCCTGCAATTCACCTTGCAGGACGGTCACGTCTGGGTGACCAACGGAGAGGAGACGGTCGAGGTCGCCCCCGAGCTGCTGATGGGGCCGGCGCGTTACTGA
- a CDS encoding HAD domain-containing protein, with protein sequence MNRTTYIFMDFDGVTHPWGEVEDFRCLPLIEAVIREFEEARIVISSDWRMLFSLQKLVARFSEDIRPRVAGVTPHMLPKLGSELHGLRERESMLWLAQHEPDVAAAAWCAIDDAPGNWLSRSRLILTDFKRGFTEEDAGALSRMLTSLRDGVPTLEKPRSSFRWAS encoded by the coding sequence ATGAATCGAACGACCTACATTTTCATGGATTTCGACGGGGTGACCCACCCTTGGGGCGAGGTGGAGGATTTCCGCTGCCTGCCGCTCATCGAAGCCGTGATTCGAGAGTTCGAGGAAGCGCGCATCGTGATTTCGTCGGACTGGCGCATGCTGTTTTCGCTGCAGAAGCTGGTCGCCCGCTTCTCCGAAGACATCCGTCCACGGGTAGCCGGCGTGACGCCGCATATGTTGCCCAAACTGGGCTCCGAGCTTCATGGTCTGCGTGAGCGCGAATCCATGCTCTGGCTTGCACAGCACGAGCCCGACGTCGCTGCGGCGGCCTGGTGTGCGATCGACGATGCGCCGGGCAACTGGCTCAGCCGCTCGCGCCTCATCCTGACCGATTTCAAGCGCGGCTTCACCGAAGAAGATGCAGGTGCCCTGAGCCGGATGCTGACATCGCTGCGCGACGGTGTTCCGACCCTGGAAAAGCCGCGCTCCAGCTTCCGCTGGGCATCCTGA
- the fabI gene encoding enoyl-ACP reductase FabI produces the protein MTPIINLQGKVGLITGIANEKSISTGVAEACAQAGATLIITYQNEKTRAFIEPVLHRLGVKDAYLLDVTKPETMDNVYAQIDANYGKLDFVLHSMAFAKRDDLHGRVVDTSADGFALAMDVSTHSFVRLAKMVEPLLVKAGGGSLVTMTYLGSEKVIPNYGVMGLCKAALEAATRYMAAELGEKNIRVNAVSPGPLMTRAASGIAGFDGLMAAAVERAPMHSLVTPEDIGALTAFLVSDAGRLISGGVHFVDAGYNIMG, from the coding sequence ATGACCCCAATCATCAATCTGCAAGGCAAGGTCGGACTGATCACAGGCATCGCCAACGAGAAGTCCATCTCCACCGGTGTCGCCGAAGCCTGCGCCCAGGCCGGCGCCACCCTGATCATCACCTACCAGAACGAAAAGACGCGGGCCTTCATCGAGCCCGTTCTGCACCGCCTCGGGGTCAAGGACGCCTATCTTCTGGACGTCACCAAGCCCGAAACCATGGACAACGTCTATGCGCAGATCGACGCCAATTACGGCAAGCTCGATTTCGTGCTCCACAGCATGGCCTTCGCCAAGCGCGACGACCTCCACGGTCGTGTGGTCGACACCTCCGCCGACGGCTTCGCGCTCGCAATGGATGTCTCCACCCACTCCTTCGTGCGCCTCGCCAAGATGGTTGAGCCGCTGCTGGTCAAGGCTGGCGGCGGTTCGCTCGTGACCATGACCTACCTTGGCTCCGAGAAAGTCATCCCCAACTATGGCGTGATGGGACTGTGCAAGGCCGCGCTCGAAGCCGCCACCCGTTACATGGCCGCAGAACTGGGCGAAAAGAACATCCGCGTCAATGCGGTCTCCCCCGGCCCGCTGATGACCCGTGCCGCATCGGGCATCGCCGGCTTCGACGGACTGATGGCCGCCGCGGTCGAGCGCGCCCCGATGCACAGCCTGGTGACGCCGGAAGACATCGGCGCCCTCACTGCCTTCCTGGTTTCCGACGCTGGCAGACTGATCAGCGGCGGCGTACACTTTGTGGATGCCGGCTACAACATCATGGGCTGA
- the folE gene encoding GTP cyclohydrolase I FolE, whose protein sequence is MNQDLEHDTGHDHVPAPHPRSIGIPRTGAFDAPAFEQAITDLLRASGITPDSSHTGRTAQRVRELWQKRLLGGYELDPAEALGDGFEDERRDMVVVRGIAIHGVCPHHLVPFRGYAHVAYVPGGRLHGFGRIARLVDAIGHRFTYQEWMTRDIADALITHGHAAGAACVIEAEQLCLLLGEDRRGDERVITQAFAGSFEHSPQLRNEFLRTIDRTTR, encoded by the coding sequence ATGAATCAAGACCTAGAACACGACACAGGGCACGACCACGTACCGGCGCCACACCCACGCAGCATCGGTATCCCGCGCACCGGGGCCTTTGATGCGCCTGCGTTCGAGCAGGCGATTACCGATCTGTTGCGCGCCAGTGGCATCACGCCCGACTCGAGCCACACCGGCCGCACCGCACAGCGCGTGCGCGAACTGTGGCAAAAAAGGCTGCTTGGGGGCTACGAACTCGATCCAGCCGAGGCGCTCGGCGACGGCTTCGAAGATGAACGACGGGACATGGTTGTCGTGCGCGGCATTGCCATCCATGGCGTCTGCCCTCACCACCTGGTGCCCTTCCGCGGCTACGCTCACGTTGCCTATGTACCGGGCGGGCGACTTCACGGATTTGGCCGTATCGCGCGACTGGTGGACGCCATCGGCCATCGATTCACGTATCAGGAATGGATGACGCGCGACATTGCCGACGCGCTCATCACGCACGGCCATGCGGCCGGAGCGGCCTGCGTGATCGAGGCCGAGCAACTGTGCCTGCTGCTGGGAGAAGACCGCCGCGGCGACGAACGCGTCATCACCCAGGCCTTTGCCGGCAGCTTCGAGCACTCGCCCCAGTTGCGCAACGAGTTCCTGCGCACGATCGACCGCACGACGCGCTGA
- a CDS encoding DUF3301 domain-containing protein, whose translation MSIAELSALSLLGLLAWFWFDSLKARETGIAAARNACEREGVQLLDETVAGRSLRLARDDDGHMAIRRAYDFEYSGSGFDRYRGSVVLLGREVTMLDITEHRSTVRQLFP comes from the coding sequence ATGTCCATTGCTGAACTCTCCGCGCTGTCGCTGCTGGGCCTGCTGGCCTGGTTCTGGTTCGACAGCCTCAAGGCGCGCGAAACGGGTATCGCGGCTGCGCGCAATGCATGCGAGCGTGAGGGCGTGCAACTGCTCGATGAAACCGTTGCCGGCCGTTCCCTGCGCCTTGCGCGTGACGATGACGGGCACATGGCGATACGGCGTGCCTACGACTTCGAGTATTCCGGGTCGGGCTTCGATCGTTACCGGGGATCGGTCGTGCTGCTCGGGCGCGAGGTGACGATGCTGGACATCACCGAGCACCGCAGCACGGTGCGTCAGTTGTTCCCCTGA